From one Anopheles bellator chromosome 1, idAnoBellAS_SP24_06.2, whole genome shotgun sequence genomic stretch:
- the LOC131205877 gene encoding xaa-Pro aminopeptidase ApepP-like, with protein sequence MKPTGEKLSALRQLMKNLPNNQGTIRAYLVPSSDAHQSEYLAAHDERRAFVSGFDGSAGTVLVTETEALLWTDGRYYQQAGKQLDANWTLMKDGLPDTPSIDAWLAKTLERGSVVGVDANLFTAAAWKPLQTSLKTAGCTLLAVTPNLVDLIWKEQLPVPNHELLTLSTTFTGRSTAEKLASVREKMTEKRASVLVVSALDEIAWLLNLRGTEIDYNPVFFAYVMVTLDELHLFVDGAKIVPTVLEHFRENRVEVRVHPYGDVHTELQRLTRESTGLVWISSGSSYALTALVPEEKRFQNITPIELMKAVKNVTEAKGMRDCHVRDGLALCQYLAWLERTIAAGTPVTEISGAAELERLRSRQDRYKGLSFATISASGPNASIIHYHPLPETNRPITNQEMYLCDSGAQYLDGTTDVTRTVHFGQPSDEEIRAFTHVLKGQIALGTAVFPRKVEGRFLDSIARKALWDIGLDYGHGTGHGVGHFLNVHEGPMGIGIRLMPNDPGLEENMFLSNEPGYYKDGQFGIRIEDIVQVVTADVGTNFDGRGALTFRTVTMCPIQTRLIDVKLLTDEEREHLNNYHDQVYETLAPLLRSAADHETLAWLKRETAPI encoded by the exons ATGAAACCGACCGGTGAAAAGCTGTCCGCGCTGCGGCAGTTAATGAAGAACCTGCCGAACAATCAGGGCACGATCCGTGCATACCTTGTCCCTTCGAGCGATGCCCACCAGAGCGAGTATCTGGCCGCGCACGACGAGCGGCGCGCGTTTGTGTCCGGGTTCGACGGAAGCGCTGGCACCGTCCTGGTgaccgaaacggaagcactGCTGTGGACGGACGGGCGCTACTATCAGCAGGCGGGCAAACAACTCGACGCCAACTGGACGCTGATGAAGGACGGACTGCCGGACACACCGTCGATTGACGCGTGGTTAGCGAAAACCCTGGAGCGAGGATCGGTGGTCGGCGTAGACGCCAACCTCTTCACGGCTGCCGCCTGGAAACCGTTGCAAACTTCGCTCAAAACGGCTGGCTGTACCCTGCTCGCTGTCACTCCGAACCTGGTGGATCTGATCTGGAAGGAGCAACTACCTGTCCCGAACCATGAGCTTCTTACGCTGTCGACCACATTCACCGGGCGTTCGACGGCCGAGAAATTGGCCTCCGTCCGCGAGAAAATGACCGAAAAGCGAGCGtccgtgctggtggtgagtGCGCTGGATGAGATCGCGTGGCTACTGAATCTGCGTGGTACCGAAATCGACTACAATCCGGTGTTCTTCGCCTACGTCATGGTGACGCTCGACGAGCTGCATCTGTTCGTGGACGGCGCGAAGATCGTGCCAACGGTTCTGGAACATTTCCGGGAGAATCGGGTTGAGGTGCGGGTGCACCCATACGGAGACGTGCACACGGAGCTGCAGCGGCTGACTCGGGAGAGCACGGGGCTCGTATGGATCAGCTCCGGCTCCAGCTACGCCCTCACGGCGCTCGTTCCGGAGGAGAAGCGGTTCCAAAACATCACACCCATTGAGCTGATGAAGGCAGTCAAAAACGTCACGGAGGCAAAGGGTATGCGCGATTGTCACGTGCGCGACGGGCTTGCTCTCTGTCAGTACTTGGCGTGGTTAGAGCGTACGATCGCGGCCGGAACACCGGTCACCGAGATTAGTGGTGCGGCGGAGCTGGAACGCTTGCGGAGCCGACAGGATCGTTACAAGGGTCTCAGTTTCGCAACGATCAGCGCTTCCGGACCGAACGCTTCGATCATACACTATCATCCGCTGCCGGAAACGAATCGGCCCATCACCAACCAGGAGATGTACCTTTGCGACTCCGGCGCTCAGTATCT TGACGGTACGACGGATGTGACACGAACGGTTCACTTTGGCCAACCGAGCGATGAAGAGATCCGGGCCTTCACGCATGTGCTCAAGGGACAGATCGCACTCGGTACTGCCGTCTTTCCGCGGAAAGTAGAGGGTCGGTTCCTGGACTCGATCGCGCGCAAAGCCTTATGGGACATCGGACTCGACTATGGGCATGGGACCGGCCACGGCGTTGGCCACTTTCTGAATGTACACGAAGGTCCAATGGGAATCGGCATACGTCTTATGCCGAACGATCCCGGTCTGGAGGAGAATATGTTTCTTTCAAATG AACCCGGTTATTACAAAGACGGCCAATTTGGCATCCGGATCGAAGACATCGTGCAGGTGGTGACAGCCGATGTCGGCACCAACTTCGATGGGCGCGGAGCGCTCACCTTTCGCACGGTCACGATGTGCCCGATACAAACGCGGCTCATCGACGTCAAACTTCTGACCGATGAAGAACGAGAGCATCTGAATAACTATCACGATCAGGTGTACGAAACACTGGCCCCGTTGCTGCGCAGTGCCGCCGATCACGAGACGCTCGCTTGGCTCAAACGTGAAACGGCACCGATTTAG